From the genome of Prevotella herbatica, one region includes:
- a CDS encoding acetylxylan esterase yields the protein MAKQHSSINTLLSWERQGYFAGDGDCKLSNIFNVSNLKSQYVLHVRMACVVNSIVINGDTIAKDIRNRFGENKDTIESFIIARNVLHKGSNKISINCSSLGYTGGVSNTLIALRPVNGDNIESIKISMPIKNHVFIDENKNIIIHYRTNQKAFVRLNIENDFHKSIIDSLIVLNRRDSVKIIHLNRLCASPGFYQITALLHGKGYCGDAQWMAVKPEQINCSNTVKNDFDDYWTMAKSELASISPQYRIHKVDSLCMKSKRDVYIVEMQSLGNITIRGYYFVPRTSGKHPAVLQVPGYGWGFENIDGMLSDNTDRIELALCVRGHGISADVFNPGFGLPGIWGYKLYDKDSVSYRGIYMDCVRAVDFLCSREEVDHNKIAVKGGSQGGGLTLATAALCSDRIAACAYFDPFPCDMRHQIKIRTTCETELKNDLAYYGNPCTFDNVMKIQDYIDTRSFASKIKCPVLFTVALFDDDCPAHVGFAAYNLITSKKRYDVYPYDGHIQGFTHDEYIMKWLDTTLGNCATHL from the coding sequence ATGGCAAAACAACATTCATCTATAAACACATTGCTTTCTTGGGAACGACAAGGATACTTTGCTGGTGATGGAGACTGCAAACTGTCCAACATTTTTAATGTATCAAACTTAAAATCACAATATGTGTTGCATGTAAGGATGGCATGTGTTGTCAATAGTATCGTAATAAATGGAGATACCATCGCTAAAGATATTAGGAATAGGTTTGGGGAGAATAAAGATACTATTGAATCATTTATAATTGCAAGGAATGTTCTGCACAAGGGTAGTAATAAGATTTCTATAAATTGTTCATCGCTTGGATATACAGGTGGAGTTAGCAACACCCTTATTGCTTTACGTCCTGTTAATGGTGATAATATTGAAAGCATCAAAATTTCAATGCCGATAAAAAACCATGTATTTATTGATGAGAACAAAAATATAATCATTCATTACCGTACAAATCAGAAAGCATTTGTAAGACTTAATATTGAAAACGATTTTCATAAATCTATTATAGACAGTTTGATAGTTTTGAACCGTAGAGATTCCGTAAAGATTATCCATCTTAATCGACTATGTGCATCACCTGGCTTCTATCAGATAACAGCATTATTGCATGGAAAAGGTTATTGCGGAGATGCTCAATGGATGGCTGTAAAACCAGAACAGATAAATTGCAGCAATACTGTTAAAAACGATTTCGACGATTATTGGACTATGGCTAAGTCGGAACTAGCTTCGATATCACCACAATATAGAATCCATAAGGTAGACTCTCTTTGCATGAAAAGCAAGAGAGATGTATACATCGTTGAAATGCAGTCTTTAGGAAACATAACCATTCGTGGATATTATTTCGTACCACGTACATCAGGAAAGCACCCTGCTGTTTTGCAAGTGCCTGGTTATGGATGGGGATTTGAAAATATAGACGGTATGCTAAGCGACAATACAGACAGAATAGAATTGGCGCTTTGTGTAAGAGGTCATGGCATCAGCGCAGATGTTTTTAATCCTGGTTTTGGATTGCCTGGGATATGGGGATACAAATTATATGATAAGGACAGCGTCTCTTATCGCGGCATATACATGGACTGTGTACGTGCTGTCGATTTTCTATGCAGCAGAGAAGAAGTGGATCACAATAAAATTGCAGTAAAAGGTGGAAGCCAAGGTGGGGGACTTACTTTAGCAACTGCTGCTTTATGTTCCGATCGTATTGCTGCATGTGCATATTTCGATCCATTCCCATGTGATATGCGCCATCAGATAAAAATCCGCACCACATGCGAAACTGAACTAAAAAATGATTTGGCTTACTATGGTAATCCTTGTACATTTGATAATGTGATGAAGATTCAAGATTATATTGATACTCGCTCATTCGCTTCTAAAATCAAATGTCCAGTACTTTTTACCGTTGCATTATTTGATGACGACTGTCCTGCGCATGTAGGTTTCGCAGCATACAATCTCATTACATCCAAAAAACGATATGACGTATATCCTTACGATGGACATATACAGGGGTTTACGCACGATGAATACATCATGAAATGGTTAGACACCACATTAGGTAATTGTGCAACACATCTATAA
- a CDS encoding class I SAM-dependent methyltransferase: MNDKNEKSINEFDFNLICNYFSSIDRQGPGSEEMTKLAISYIKGLSPNSKIADLGCGTGGQTITLAQNTPAQIVALDLFPTFVDKLKSRLETLNLSNRVNAIIGSMDELPFTNDEFDMIWSEGAIYNIGFQHGLEYWHRFIKTGGYVAVTEASWLTENRPSEIANFWTDAYPEIDTISNKVKHLQSAGYIPIATFVLPEECWTDCYYVPQKKAQEIFLRNHAGNATAKELVDNMRHEADLYSKYKHYYGYVFYIGKKV, from the coding sequence ATGAATGATAAAAATGAAAAATCAATCAATGAATTTGATTTTAATCTAATATGTAATTATTTCTCAAGCATAGACCGTCAAGGTCCAGGTAGTGAAGAAATGACAAAATTGGCAATCAGTTATATAAAAGGTCTTTCGCCAAACAGCAAAATAGCCGACTTAGGTTGTGGAACAGGAGGGCAGACAATTACTTTGGCGCAAAATACTCCTGCGCAGATTGTAGCTCTGGATTTGTTTCCCACATTTGTAGATAAACTTAAATCACGGCTTGAAACCCTGAACTTGTCTAACAGAGTAAATGCAATCATCGGTTCTATGGATGAGCTGCCTTTTACTAATGACGAGTTTGACATGATTTGGAGTGAAGGAGCTATATATAACATCGGTTTTCAACATGGTTTGGAATATTGGCATCGGTTTATTAAGACAGGCGGTTATGTTGCTGTGACAGAAGCATCATGGTTAACAGAAAACCGCCCATCTGAAATAGCTAATTTTTGGACAGATGCCTATCCAGAAATAGACACAATTTCCAATAAGGTAAAGCATCTACAAAGCGCAGGTTATATCCCAATAGCAACTTTTGTATTGCCCGAAGAATGTTGGACAGATTGCTACTATGTGCCACAAAAGAAAGCACAAGAAATATTTTTGAGAAATCATGCTGGTAATGCCACTGCTAAGGAGCTAGTAGATAACATGCGACATGAAGCAGACCTTTATTCAAAATACAAGCACTATTATGGCTATGTATTTTATATAGGCAAGAAAGTCTAA
- a CDS encoding CatB-related O-acetyltransferase produces the protein MNPKQIYPRKGNNGTESVYLKSVVKDPNIIVGDFTMYNDFVNDPRDFEHNNVLYHYPLCNKEKLVIGKYCSIACGAKFMFTGGNHSLKSLSTYPFPVFPEEWGLDEWKVARAWDNNGDIIIGNDVWIGYEAIIMQGVTIGDGAIIGTRAVVTKDVAPYSIVGGVPAKEIRKRFNDDTIKKLQDVQWWNWSDEKVKDNLENIINGNINKLQK, from the coding sequence ATGAATCCAAAACAAATATATCCACGCAAAGGAAATAACGGTACAGAGAGTGTTTATCTCAAATCCGTTGTAAAAGACCCGAACATCATCGTAGGTGACTTCACAATGTATAATGATTTTGTAAACGATCCACGTGATTTTGAGCACAACAATGTGCTCTATCATTATCCGTTATGCAACAAGGAAAAACTTGTGATTGGCAAATACTGCTCTATAGCATGTGGCGCCAAGTTTATGTTTACAGGAGGAAATCATTCTTTGAAGTCTCTTTCCACTTATCCATTCCCTGTTTTCCCTGAAGAATGGGGACTAGATGAATGGAAGGTAGCACGAGCATGGGATAACAATGGTGATATCATTATCGGTAATGATGTATGGATTGGCTATGAAGCCATCATCATGCAAGGTGTAACTATTGGCGACGGAGCTATCATTGGGACACGCGCTGTTGTAACAAAAGACGTTGCACCATATTCTATTGTTGGAGGAGTACCAGCAAAGGAAATCCGTAAACGGTTTAATGATGATACAATAAAGAAGTTGCAGGATGTGCAATGGTGGAACTGGTCTGATGAAAAAGTGAAAGACAATTTAGAAAATATTATAAACGGAAACATTAACAAACTTCAAAAATAA
- a CDS encoding CatA-like O-acetyltransferase, family 2: MKEIDPLQTKRAGAFELWMKAPMPMVTIFKTLNVKRLVKLAHKSGYKFNMLMCWCIGKAASDIEEFYFLPVNRKLIQFDKLGINIVIKTKDGKINTCDIPFSDDIELFCSNYLRLTKLVYETGNAHNLGDDYMIIGTSALVKYDIDGIVNLYSGIFNNPFMAWGKYKRRWMKTTLSISFQFHHTQMDGEQSCIFLDKLQNIINKYNIL; encoded by the coding sequence ATGAAGGAAATAGACCCACTACAAACTAAACGAGCTGGTGCTTTTGAATTATGGATGAAGGCCCCAATGCCGATGGTAACGATTTTCAAGACCTTAAACGTCAAGCGCCTTGTGAAATTAGCGCATAAGTCTGGTTATAAATTCAATATGCTTATGTGTTGGTGCATTGGGAAGGCAGCATCGGATATTGAAGAGTTCTATTTTTTACCAGTTAATAGGAAATTGATACAATTCGATAAGCTTGGAATAAATATCGTTATAAAGACCAAAGATGGCAAAATCAACACCTGTGACATTCCCTTCTCAGATGACATTGAGTTGTTTTGTAGTAATTATCTACGACTGACTAAACTAGTATACGAAACTGGCAATGCACATAATTTAGGTGATGATTACATGATAATAGGCACTTCTGCACTTGTCAAATATGATATAGACGGCATTGTAAATCTTTATTCGGGAATTTTCAACAATCCTTTTATGGCATGGGGAAAATATAAACGAAGATGGATGAAAACAACACTTTCAATATCTTTCCAGTTTCATCACACACAGATGGATGGTGAGCAATCATGCATATTTCTTGACAAGTTACAAAACATAATTAATAAATACAACATCTTATAA
- a CDS encoding N-acetyltransferase, protein MDIITITKENLKNEHICCAISNKEDIQVVSKKSWIAERLDDGLVFKKGNVRGKCFIEYIPAEKAWGPIEAPGYMYIDCLWVSGQFKGQGNSSMLLEECIRDSKEKGMKGLVVLSSKKKMPFIADPKYFRHKGFKLADTAEPYFELLYLPFDNTAEIPKFKPSVKNTAIQEQGMVLYYTAQCPFTAKYAPLIEVVANENDIPFKSVKIETTAEAQNAPSPFTTYSLFYKGKFVTHEILSENKFLKIAKALSSE, encoded by the coding sequence ATGGACATAATCACAATTACAAAAGAAAATCTAAAGAATGAACATATATGCTGTGCCATCTCGAATAAAGAAGATATTCAAGTGGTATCCAAGAAATCATGGATAGCAGAAAGACTTGATGACGGTCTTGTTTTCAAGAAAGGAAATGTAAGAGGTAAATGTTTTATTGAATACATCCCTGCCGAGAAAGCATGGGGTCCTATTGAGGCTCCAGGATATATGTACATTGACTGTTTATGGGTGAGCGGACAGTTTAAGGGACAAGGCAACTCTAGTATGCTACTTGAAGAGTGCATACGTGACAGCAAAGAGAAGGGCATGAAAGGATTAGTTGTCTTATCATCAAAGAAGAAGATGCCATTTATCGCAGATCCAAAATACTTCCGCCACAAAGGATTTAAACTCGCAGATACTGCCGAGCCATATTTCGAACTGCTATATCTCCCATTCGATAATACTGCAGAGATTCCAAAATTCAAACCATCGGTTAAAAATACTGCAATTCAAGAACAGGGAATGGTATTGTACTATACAGCTCAATGCCCATTCACTGCGAAATATGCACCATTGATAGAAGTTGTAGCGAATGAAAATGACATTCCGTTCAAGTCTGTCAAAATTGAAACAACTGCAGAAGCTCAGAATGCACCATCACCATTTACAACTTACAGCCTCTTCTATAAAGGTAAATTTGTCACTCATGAAATATTGTCGGAAAACAAATTTCTTAAGATAGCAAAAGCTTTGAGCAGTGAATAA
- a CDS encoding LiaF transmembrane domain-containing protein translates to MERSNSKKFVLGTVFIAVGVIYLLSNLGLFPEAWKNVIVSWQSLILLWSAIAIYKHHYVSGLILAIIGIWFLMPELSPIMGFNYSEATLHATFWPVIIIAIGLLIIFNRHNHHSFHHNSCRMKSNIGSKDGKVDYNLVMNGIDEIFLEPVFYGGEISTIMGGAKLDLRRTTLPEGDTTLKISSICGGVTLLLPLDWNVKVNSDSILGGFGDHRRTNGVNSDRRLIIDASFILGGGSIE, encoded by the coding sequence ATGGAAAGAAGTAATTCTAAAAAATTTGTTTTGGGAACCGTTTTCATTGCTGTAGGTGTGATATACCTATTATCAAATTTGGGGCTATTTCCTGAGGCATGGAAAAATGTTATTGTCTCATGGCAGTCATTAATCTTATTATGGAGTGCTATCGCTATATATAAACATCATTATGTAAGCGGATTGATTCTAGCTATTATTGGAATTTGGTTTCTTATGCCAGAATTATCTCCCATTATGGGATTCAATTATTCTGAAGCAACACTGCATGCTACGTTCTGGCCAGTAATTATCATAGCAATAGGTTTATTAATTATATTTAATAGACACAATCATCATAGTTTTCATCATAACAGTTGTAGAATGAAAAGTAATATTGGTTCTAAAGACGGTAAGGTAGATTATAATCTTGTAATGAACGGTATTGATGAAATATTTTTAGAACCAGTATTCTACGGAGGTGAGATAAGTACGATTATGGGAGGTGCAAAACTAGACTTACGTCGAACAACACTCCCAGAAGGTGACACAACACTTAAAATTAGTTCTATTTGTGGTGGTGTAACACTATTATTGCCATTAGATTGGAATGTTAAGGTTAATAGCGATTCTATATTAGGTGGCTTCGGGGATCATAGACGCACTAACGGAGTAAACAGCGACCGACGCCTGATTATAGATGCCAGCTTCATATTAGGTGGAGGAAGTATAGAATAA
- a CDS encoding LytR/AlgR family response regulator transcription factor, whose product MENLILHNSLTRQHHIFLSVLLGVAYALSFGLSFSLSPIGISADAIISSLLLFCEAVILWSIFTYSRIEILGFYQSVTIHIAYALLSVTIMVLLEYLVMTEFSKESLSIYFQSLPARVFCLIVIYASFRRYYISNMSENDFENDEHAEIESKLETVAPIDVIERITVKVGTKIKVIPVDEVIYFKAEDDYVSVVTDQGHWLKSERLKDYEESLPSNEFARVHRSYIVNISKISKIERYGQKQMLSLNNGEQIRISLTGYKILKEKLKL is encoded by the coding sequence ATGGAAAATCTGATACTACATAACTCATTAACGCGTCAGCATCACATATTTCTATCTGTGCTGCTAGGTGTTGCTTATGCATTGAGTTTTGGATTATCCTTTAGTCTCTCACCTATTGGTATTAGTGCTGATGCGATAATAAGCTCTTTACTGCTTTTTTGTGAAGCTGTGATTTTATGGAGCATATTTACATATAGCCGTATTGAAATTCTTGGTTTTTATCAGTCTGTGACAATACATATTGCTTATGCACTTTTGTCTGTCACAATAATGGTATTATTAGAATATCTAGTTATGACTGAATTTTCAAAAGAAAGTTTATCAATATATTTTCAATCATTGCCAGCAAGAGTTTTTTGCCTTATTGTCATTTATGCATCGTTCAGAAGATATTATATAAGTAATATGTCTGAGAATGATTTTGAGAATGATGAACATGCAGAGATAGAGAGCAAACTAGAAACAGTGGCACCAATTGATGTTATTGAACGTATAACTGTCAAGGTTGGAACAAAAATAAAGGTAATACCTGTAGATGAAGTTATATACTTTAAGGCTGAAGATGACTATGTTTCTGTAGTTACAGATCAAGGGCACTGGCTTAAAAGCGAAAGACTTAAAGATTATGAAGAATCCCTACCAAGTAATGAGTTTGCAAGAGTACACCGCTCATATATTGTCAACATCAGCAAAATATCAAAAATAGAAAGGTATGGTCAGAAACAGATGTTGTCTCTTAACAATGGCGAGCAGATAAGAATAAGTCTGACAGGATATAAGATTTTAAAAGAAAAGTTGAAATTATAA
- a CDS encoding O-methyltransferase, with translation MNRHGEINVPALQSVEEDINNYIAKHIDPESEYLFSLYRATNIHTVHGRMASGHIQGQLLKMLVGMIKPKNILEVGTFSGYSAISMANGLDSDGKIYTFEINDEMEDFTRKWIEGSDVANKIVFNIGDANILAPKLGIDFDMAFIDGDKRTYIETYEMTMKILRKGGYILADNTLWDGHVIDPAYDRDRQTIGIRNFNDHVAADDRVEKVILPIRDGLSLIKKIK, from the coding sequence ATGAATAGACACGGAGAAATAAATGTCCCAGCATTGCAAAGTGTTGAGGAAGACATTAATAATTATATCGCAAAGCATATCGATCCGGAAAGCGAATATTTGTTTAGCCTTTATAGGGCAACCAACATACATACTGTACATGGGCGTATGGCAAGTGGACATATTCAGGGACAGCTTTTAAAGATGCTTGTTGGTATGATTAAGCCAAAGAATATTCTTGAGGTTGGTACTTTTAGTGGATATAGTGCTATAAGCATGGCTAATGGACTGGATAGCGACGGAAAGATCTATACGTTTGAGATTAATGATGAAATGGAAGACTTCACTAGAAAATGGATTGAAGGTTCTGACGTTGCTAATAAGATTGTTTTTAATATCGGTGATGCAAACATCCTTGCACCCAAATTAGGGATAGACTTCGATATGGCCTTTATTGATGGAGACAAACGTACTTATATAGAAACCTATGAGATGACAATGAAGATATTGCGCAAAGGTGGATATATACTTGCTGATAATACATTATGGGATGGACATGTAATAGATCCTGCTTATGATCGTGACCGACAGACTATTGGTATAAGAAATTTCAATGATCATGTAGCTGCTGATGATAGGGTAGAAAAAGTGATATTGCCAATACGTGATGGATTGTCATTGATAAAGAAGATAAAATAA
- the aroQ gene encoding type II 3-dehydroquinate dehydratase, with protein MKIQIINGPNLNLLGVREPGIYGSNSFESYLPQLKAKYSDIEIEYYQSNLEGELIDKLQEVGFSYDGIVLNAGAYTHTSIALQDCIRSLKCPVVEVHISNVHKREEFRHHSYLSSACLGVICGFGFAGYDMAIQGILANMPEKK; from the coding sequence ATGAAGATTCAAATCATTAATGGTCCAAACCTCAATTTGCTTGGAGTTCGTGAACCAGGTATATATGGTAGTAACTCTTTTGAGAGCTACCTTCCACAGCTTAAGGCAAAATATTCTGATATTGAAATAGAATATTATCAAAGCAATCTTGAAGGCGAACTGATAGATAAATTGCAGGAAGTAGGATTCTCTTATGATGGAATCGTTCTTAATGCCGGTGCATATACACATACTAGTATTGCCTTGCAAGACTGTATCCGCAGTTTGAAATGCCCAGTCGTAGAAGTCCATATCAGTAATGTTCATAAGCGAGAGGAGTTCCGTCATCATTCATATCTAAGTTCTGCATGTCTTGGTGTAATTTGTGGATTCGGATTTGCTGGATATGACATGGCTATACAAGGAATATTAGCTAATATGCCTGAAAAGAAATAG
- the xerA gene encoding site-specific tyrosine recombinase/integron integrase: METDKNYSTNILKAYQRYLKLERNYSTNTVDAYIHDIKSLLDYCLEISKNVLQLQLEDLQNFAATIHEKGIGPTSQARILSGVRSFYRYLLLDGYIDADPSELLESPNLGKHLPEVLSTPEVDKLENVIDLTTKEGQRNKAIIEVLFSCGLRVSELVNLKLSQLFLDEGFVQVIGKGRKERLVPISQRAIKELNLWFYDRKQLDIKTGEEDYVFLNRRGSHLTRTMILIMIKKEAEKAGIKKTISPHTMRHSFATALLQGGADLRAIQAMLGHEDIGTTEIYTHIDITTLRQEILEHHPRNIRSKEK; this comes from the coding sequence ATGGAAACAGACAAGAATTATTCCACTAATATTCTTAAGGCTTACCAGAGATATCTTAAATTGGAACGTAATTACTCAACTAATACAGTTGACGCTTATATACATGACATAAAAAGTCTGCTTGACTATTGTCTGGAGATAAGTAAAAACGTATTGCAGTTACAACTTGAAGATTTACAGAACTTTGCTGCCACTATCCACGAAAAGGGTATTGGTCCAACATCACAGGCAAGAATACTTAGCGGAGTAAGATCTTTTTATCGTTATCTGCTTTTAGATGGATATATAGATGCTGACCCATCAGAACTACTAGAGTCACCAAATCTAGGAAAACATCTACCAGAGGTATTGTCTACTCCTGAAGTTGACAAGCTTGAGAACGTAATAGATCTCACTACTAAAGAAGGGCAACGCAACAAAGCTATAATAGAAGTTTTATTTTCATGTGGATTACGAGTTTCAGAACTTGTAAACCTAAAATTGTCTCAATTATTTCTTGATGAGGGATTCGTTCAGGTAATAGGCAAGGGTCGCAAAGAACGTCTTGTACCAATCTCTCAGCGCGCAATAAAGGAACTGAACCTATGGTTTTATGACCGAAAACAGCTAGATATCAAAACTGGCGAAGAAGATTACGTATTTCTTAATCGTCGAGGCAGTCATCTTACACGCACGATGATACTTATAATGATAAAAAAGGAAGCCGAGAAGGCTGGTATTAAAAAGACAATATCACCACATACCATGCGCCATAGCTTCGCAACAGCATTATTGCAAGGTGGTGCTGATCTTCGTGCCATACAGGCAATGCTAGGACACGAAGATATAGGCACAACAGAAATATATACTCACATTGATATTACTACACTTAGGCAGGAAATACTTGAACATCACCCACGAAACATCAGATCAAAGGAGAAATGA
- a CDS encoding DUF3857 domain-containing protein: MKNNISLYIIAGLLMISQFCNAQTNVIVLEDNTQVQIHDKSSATCNMHSMIKVINEKGADAVNFDCQCSKDERISSFSGVITDQTGRVLRKIKKGDLLKSEYSHEMATDDYMMYFQYTPPVYPITVTYDWTVEMSNGFVSLPSFAPQTDYDVEVNHASYKLITPNDNPCRYQCINTNWKVNKTTLGNNTVIEVSMDSLHAIHKESYSKPIYQIMPRILFAPADFVYKGTKGSMASWHDLGLWFNGLLTGRNFFNNTAKTRIHELTDTCRDAKSKIALLYQLLEKSTRYVSIQLGIGGMQPIAASDVYNNGFGDCKGLSNYMRAMLNEVGIHSNYAIISTKYDRQLPTFPSLDLFDHAILQVPLKGDTIWIECTAPDLALGYVHSDIAGHNALVMTDEGGELCRLPEYADTTNIQHSDIDITLGPGRMALINMSQCSYMRQYEDKLALVSAGDKERKKYINDVMKVPDADISKMDVTLHKQSYSVPSVQIDACISSHGYANLTGSRLFVPLNPSHRGFTVPESNNVRKHDIYKSYGYIDEENITIHIPAGFTLEAYPRDTIYQSPFGKLAFSLAHKGNDIKVNYKLLMNKGLFSADKYSQLYAFMKLLASLYSQKIVLKKI; the protein is encoded by the coding sequence ATGAAAAATAATATATCATTATACATAATTGCAGGATTGCTGATGATCTCGCAATTCTGCAATGCGCAGACAAATGTTATCGTGTTGGAGGACAATACTCAGGTACAAATCCATGACAAGTCATCTGCAACATGCAACATGCATAGCATGATTAAGGTTATAAATGAAAAAGGTGCCGATGCTGTTAACTTTGATTGCCAATGCTCCAAGGATGAGCGGATATCAAGCTTCTCGGGCGTAATCACTGACCAGACAGGGCGTGTGTTACGTAAGATTAAGAAAGGAGACCTGCTTAAGTCTGAGTATTCTCATGAAATGGCAACAGATGACTATATGATGTATTTTCAATATACGCCACCTGTATATCCAATAACAGTAACTTATGATTGGACTGTTGAAATGTCAAATGGTTTTGTGTCGCTTCCTTCTTTTGCTCCACAGACGGATTATGATGTGGAGGTAAACCATGCATCCTATAAATTGATAACACCAAATGACAATCCATGTAGATATCAATGCATAAATACTAATTGGAAAGTAAACAAAACTACTCTTGGTAATAATACTGTTATTGAGGTTTCGATGGATAGTTTGCACGCTATACATAAGGAATCATATTCAAAGCCCATATACCAAATCATGCCACGTATACTTTTTGCGCCTGCTGACTTTGTATATAAGGGTACAAAGGGAAGTATGGCTTCATGGCATGATTTGGGATTGTGGTTTAATGGATTGTTGACCGGTAGGAATTTCTTTAATAATACAGCCAAAACTCGAATACATGAACTAACTGATACCTGCAGGGATGCTAAGTCTAAAATAGCCCTTTTATATCAGTTACTTGAAAAGTCTACTAGATACGTGAGTATTCAACTAGGAATTGGTGGAATGCAACCTATTGCCGCCTCTGATGTTTATAATAATGGCTTTGGTGATTGCAAAGGACTGTCAAACTATATGCGTGCCATGCTTAATGAAGTAGGTATTCACTCTAATTATGCTATAATAAGTACAAAATATGATCGTCAGCTGCCGACTTTCCCAAGTCTAGACCTATTTGATCATGCTATATTACAAGTTCCTTTAAAAGGAGATACAATATGGATTGAATGCACTGCTCCTGATTTAGCCCTTGGATATGTTCATTCCGACATAGCCGGGCACAATGCTTTAGTGATGACAGATGAAGGTGGAGAATTATGCAGGTTGCCGGAATATGCTGATACAACTAATATCCAGCATAGTGATATTGACATAACTCTTGGTCCTGGCAGAATGGCGCTGATTAATATGTCTCAGTGTTCATATATGAGACAATATGAGGACAAACTCGCGCTTGTTTCGGCTGGTGACAAAGAACGTAAAAAATATATTAATGACGTAATGAAAGTTCCTGATGCAGATATCTCAAAAATGGATGTCACGTTACATAAGCAGAGTTATTCTGTTCCTTCAGTTCAGATAGATGCATGTATTTCAAGTCATGGATATGCCAATCTCACTGGTAGCAGACTCTTTGTGCCTCTGAATCCTTCGCATAGGGGTTTTACAGTACCAGAATCCAACAATGTCAGAAAACATGATATATACAAAAGTTATGGATATATTGATGAAGAGAATATAACAATACATATCCCTGCAGGCTTTACTCTTGAAGCATATCCACGTGACACTATCTATCAATCACCTTTTGGTAAATTGGCTTTCTCCCTTGCTCATAAAGGCAACGACATAAAAGTAAATTATAAACTATTGATGAACAAGGGTCTGTTTAGTGCTGATAAATATTCTCAGCTATATGCTTTTATGAAATTATTGGCTTCATTATACAGCCAAAAGATAGTGCTGAAGAAAATATAG